The Chitinophagales bacterium genome has a window encoding:
- a CDS encoding T9SS type A sorting domain-containing protein, with the protein MNNLYKFILVLLASFAIINPTISQWSIVGTAGFTSSVANNTEMAIDKYDVPYIAFKDNANGDKLSVRKWTGSSWSSIGTAISGSSVDYISMAIDQNNNYIYVAYKDWGSNGKLSVKMYNGSSWSTLGTGVSSSSADYISASVSPQTGKVYIAFKDNNQSGKASILYYYNGNWYYLGGAGFTSTSVSYTSLVVTPSGYGYMAYRDNNNNPRMVEWTSNGWASTGTISSSGCSDVTIASDANDVPYISYIDWNNSSKITVRKYNNSSWSSVGSAGFTPNGVGTPDLAIDQNTNIPYVAYRDNNNNQKASVMKYDNGSWTNVGSAGFTSNTVDYTSLAIDDNGILYVGYKDNAVSQKATVMKYSGSGSNFGGITWTGSTSTDWNTSSNWSTNAVPTSGDDVLIPSGKSRYPNVNTSTTIYCADITVQSGASFTLNYSTAKLRVYGDIANSGTFNVPSGRIEMRGSSAQTISSTSTLEFDEFRLYNSSGCTLNDSVAVTDIYYPSSGTLTTNGKFILRSTSSNTAQIKNGSSSGSYISGNVVIERYIPGGQRAYRFMAHPFSSSIPLSQLTDDIDITGQGGTSNGFTQVQVNSPSAFWFDVTTADTSTAGNNPGWKDFTSAYTNSWAPYMMARIMMRGSKGQGLTQGSYTPNAVTLDMTGPVNQGDKTITLSKGNNSEFVICGNPYPSQVDLSNVSRSNNIGSNFCVWDPHQGTFGGYTSYQFSSSYILPACGAFVAEVTSGSSGTFYFQESDKVSSSPDALFKTTADPIEETPQGYTVEMNIESSNIFWDRLIIAFDSSANARQDDSDMIKFYNPDLDFYTLMDDSTRISIDVRPFEDGKTIPLGLAAYEDMNLSIKVPRYRVPKNTVLYLHDKYTNKTELLSEGYQYTFSVDMTKPGSFGDDRFSINMVDTFTGIHDINTLQTAKLQLSPNPATNAVSVSFAGIDGTGTISITDITGKVVFKQQVNTVSGKLIVPVAELNNGIYIVALNAKGIRLTEKLVKQQ; encoded by the coding sequence ATGAACAATCTCTATAAATTCATCCTTGTCCTGCTGGCATCATTTGCCATAATTAATCCCACCATATCGCAATGGTCTATTGTAGGCACAGCAGGCTTTACAAGTTCTGTAGCCAACAATACAGAAATGGCTATTGACAAGTATGATGTTCCGTACATAGCATTTAAAGACAACGCCAATGGCGACAAATTGAGTGTCAGAAAATGGACCGGTAGTAGCTGGAGTAGTATAGGCACCGCAATTTCCGGCAGCTCAGTCGATTATATATCCATGGCTATCGACCAGAATAACAATTATATCTACGTAGCCTATAAAGACTGGGGGTCGAATGGTAAGTTGAGTGTTAAAATGTACAATGGTAGCAGTTGGAGTACATTAGGTACGGGTGTCAGCAGTAGTTCCGCTGATTACATTTCTGCTTCTGTTTCACCGCAAACTGGCAAAGTGTACATTGCTTTTAAGGACAATAACCAAAGTGGCAAAGCAAGTATTTTATATTATTACAATGGTAACTGGTATTACCTGGGAGGAGCCGGGTTTACCTCTACGTCCGTTTCTTATACTTCTTTAGTTGTCACTCCTTCTGGCTATGGATACATGGCATACAGGGATAACAATAACAACCCGAGAATGGTGGAGTGGACAAGTAATGGTTGGGCTTCAACAGGAACAATATCCAGCAGTGGTTGCTCTGATGTCACCATCGCCTCAGATGCCAATGACGTTCCATATATTTCCTATATTGACTGGAATAATAGCAGCAAGATCACAGTAAGAAAATATAACAACAGTTCCTGGAGCAGTGTAGGTTCAGCAGGTTTTACGCCTAATGGTGTTGGCACACCCGACCTTGCCATTGACCAGAATACTAATATCCCTTACGTTGCATATAGGGATAATAACAACAACCAGAAGGCATCTGTTATGAAATATGATAATGGTAGCTGGACCAATGTCGGCTCTGCAGGTTTTACTTCAAATACAGTAGACTATACTTCGCTTGCTATTGATGATAATGGCATATTGTATGTAGGCTATAAAGACAATGCAGTCAGCCAAAAAGCTACAGTAATGAAGTATTCAGGTTCAGGCAGCAATTTCGGCGGTATTACATGGACAGGCTCAACCAGTACAGACTGGAATACATCATCTAACTGGTCTACAAATGCCGTTCCAACATCCGGCGACGATGTGTTGATACCTTCCGGCAAAAGCAGATATCCGAATGTCAATACCTCTACCACAATCTATTGTGCTGATATAACGGTACAAAGTGGTGCATCATTTACCTTAAACTACAGTACTGCGAAACTGAGGGTATATGGCGACATCGCAAACAGCGGCACTTTCAATGTCCCGTCCGGAAGAATTGAAATGAGGGGATCTTCAGCACAGACCATATCTTCAACAAGCACATTGGAGTTCGATGAATTCAGGTTGTACAATAGCTCAGGATGTACATTAAACGATTCTGTTGCGGTTACTGACATCTACTATCCGAGCAGTGGTACTTTAACCACAAATGGCAAGTTTATATTAAGAAGTACAAGCAGCAATACAGCCCAGATAAAAAACGGCAGTTCAAGTGGTAGTTATATCAGTGGCAATGTTGTTATTGAACGATATATACCGGGAGGTCAAAGGGCATACCGCTTCATGGCGCACCCTTTCAGTTCTTCAATACCCTTATCTCAGCTAACAGATGATATTGACATTACAGGACAGGGAGGCACATCAAATGGCTTTACGCAAGTACAGGTTAACTCACCCTCTGCATTCTGGTTTGATGTAACAACGGCAGACACAAGTACGGCTGGCAATAACCCCGGATGGAAAGATTTCACATCTGCATATACCAATAGCTGGGCACCCTATATGATGGCACGAATTATGATGAGAGGTTCTAAAGGCCAGGGACTAACACAAGGTTCTTACACACCTAATGCTGTAACACTGGACATGACGGGCCCGGTGAACCAGGGAGACAAAACAATAACACTATCAAAAGGGAACAACTCTGAGTTTGTTATTTGTGGCAATCCCTACCCCAGCCAGGTAGATCTTTCAAACGTGAGCAGGTCTAACAATATAGGATCCAACTTCTGTGTATGGGATCCACACCAGGGTACTTTTGGTGGATATACCTCCTACCAGTTCTCTTCCAGCTATATTCTACCTGCATGTGGTGCATTTGTGGCTGAGGTTACAAGTGGCAGTTCTGGCACTTTCTATTTCCAGGAGTCTGATAAGGTAAGCAGTTCGCCAGATGCATTGTTTAAAACTACTGCAGACCCGATAGAAGAGACGCCCCAGGGTTATACGGTAGAAATGAATATAGAAAGCAGTAACATCTTCTGGGACAGGTTGATCATTGCTTTTGATTCTTCTGCCAATGCTAGGCAGGATGACTCTGACATGATCAAGTTCTACAACCCCGATCTTGATTTCTATACATTAATGGATGACTCTACCAGGATATCTATTGATGTGAGACCATTTGAAGATGGCAAAACCATACCACTAGGGCTGGCTGCTTATGAGGATATGAATTTATCTATTAAAGTACCAAGGTATCGTGTACCTAAAAATACTGTTTTATACCTGCACGATAAATACACTAATAAAACTGAACTTTTGAGTGAAGGTTATCAATATACTTTTAGCGTTGACATGACCAAGCCGGGCAGTTTTGGTGATGACAGGTTCTCTATCAATATGGTGGATACGTTTACTGGCATACATGATATTAACACGCTTCAGACCGCTAAACTGCAATTATCACCCAACCCTGCAACCAATGCTGTCAGTGTATCATTTGCAGGAATTGACGGCACTGGGACAATAAGTATAACAGACATCACAGGAAAAGTAGTATTCAAACAGCAGGTAAATACTGTTTCAGGAAAACTGATAGTGCCTGTTGCTGAACTTAACAACGGAATTTATATAGTTGCATTAAACGCAAAAGGAATAAGGTTAACAGAAAAGTTGGTGAAACAACAATAA
- a CDS encoding T9SS type A sorting domain-containing protein: MKNTLLCILFVLGVTANVYSQCAAPVNLQASYANNVTSFTWNAVNGATGYVLEAKQSSYPWAYPEVIDTVTTNSHSLTGIMHSLSFDWRVKAICLNGVSSYTTASYVVPCPVPSGLNAGNVTMTGATLNWTPAAGYNTYVSDFVVAYRAQGSITWISLGHTSASSKTVSNLQANTTYEWCVNQTCPYFNSAPVISTFTTAGCNSAGNNTRDWISLFKLGSISRTSNAENGGYVQTNMNTSLAAGSSRNSAQIRAGNSGAFNNKQFKIYIDYNDNSIYEETEVAYGPAAANNTKTIKFKVAIPNNARSGTHGMRVIMARNGVSITGCMSGFYGETEDYSVTITGGSNKALAITNEIAEDKKLIVYPNPVADNLNIDMTEGVVVIAVYDMMGKQVFQQQTKENKLQVNVAGWPATQYVLIATYEDGHKEQARFVKY, from the coding sequence ATGAAGAACACACTACTTTGTATTTTATTCGTGCTTGGTGTAACAGCTAATGTCTACAGCCAATGCGCAGCCCCTGTAAATCTGCAGGCGAGTTATGCCAATAATGTTACCTCGTTCACCTGGAATGCCGTGAACGGTGCCACCGGTTATGTATTGGAAGCCAAACAGAGTTCATATCCATGGGCTTATCCGGAAGTGATAGATACGGTGACCACAAACAGTCATTCGCTGACAGGCATTATGCACAGCCTTTCGTTTGATTGGCGGGTGAAAGCTATATGCCTGAATGGAGTAAGCAGTTATACAACAGCAAGCTATGTAGTACCATGCCCGGTACCTTCAGGATTGAATGCCGGCAATGTAACCATGACCGGCGCAACGTTGAACTGGACACCTGCTGCTGGCTATAATACTTATGTGTCAGATTTTGTTGTGGCTTACAGGGCGCAGGGCAGCATTACCTGGATATCCCTTGGCCATACCAGTGCAAGCAGCAAAACAGTAAGTAACTTGCAGGCTAATACCACTTACGAATGGTGTGTAAACCAGACCTGTCCGTATTTTAACAGTGCACCTGTCATTTCCACTTTTACAACAGCGGGCTGTAACAGTGCAGGTAATAATACCCGTGACTGGATATCGCTTTTCAAATTGGGTAGCATCAGCCGCACCAGCAACGCAGAGAACGGCGGATATGTACAGACCAATATGAATACCAGCCTTGCAGCAGGCAGCAGCAGGAACAGCGCCCAGATACGAGCCGGCAACAGCGGAGCATTCAATAACAAACAATTCAAGATATACATAGACTATAATGACAATAGCATATACGAAGAGACAGAAGTAGCTTACGGTCCTGCGGCAGCTAATAACACAAAAACCATCAAATTCAAGGTGGCGATACCTAACAATGCAAGATCGGGCACACACGGCATGCGCGTTATCATGGCAAGGAATGGGGTGAGCATTACGGGCTGTATGAGTGGTTTTTACGGTGAAACAGAAGACTACAGCGTAACCATAACAGGCGGCAGCAACAAGGCCCTTGCTATAACCAATGAGATTGCAGAAGATAAAAAGCTCATAGTATATCCTAACCCTGTTGCCGACAACCTGAATATTGACATGACCGAAGGTGTTGTTGTGATTGCGGTATATGATATGATGGGCAAACAGGTGTTTCAACAACAAACTAAAGAAAACAAACTACAGGTAAATGTGGCAGGATGGCCCGCTACTCAGTACGTACTTATAGCCACCTATGAGGATGGCCACAAAGAACAGGCACGTTTCGTTAAGTATTAG
- a CDS encoding cysteine desulfurase — translation MATIYFDNAATTSLDPEVLEAMMPFLTGKFGNPSSIYSYGRETKLGIETARKTVAKTLSCAPGEIFFTSGGTESSNTALNRAVSDLGCTHIITSAIEHHATLHTAEHLEKIGQVKLSLVALTDNGHIDLGDLEKLLADSEEKTLVTLMHANNEIGNLLDVKAVGELCEKYNALFHCDMVQTIGHYPLNLKELKVHFASSAGHKFHGPKGVGILYIDDNIRINPMIYGGAQERNMRAGTENLYGIIGYAKALEKAMDNYEKFSTHIQDVKTYMADQLTANFPAILFNGDTNGRCLYTVLNVSFPKTDRSDMLLFNLDMAGICVSGGSACSSGASAVSHVIRALYSIESDNMVPIRFSFSHHNTREEVDIVISKLKEMV, via the coding sequence ATGGCTACTATATATTTCGATAATGCTGCTACAACCAGCCTGGACCCGGAAGTTCTGGAGGCAATGATGCCTTTCCTGACCGGTAAGTTCGGTAATCCATCTTCTATATATTCATATGGCAGAGAAACAAAATTGGGCATAGAAACAGCACGAAAGACGGTAGCCAAAACTCTGAGCTGTGCACCCGGCGAGATATTCTTCACCTCAGGAGGTACAGAAAGCAGCAATACGGCCCTCAACCGAGCGGTCAGCGACCTGGGTTGTACACATATCATCACCTCTGCTATCGAGCACCACGCTACCCTGCACACCGCAGAACACCTGGAAAAAATAGGACAGGTAAAACTCAGCCTTGTTGCACTCACCGACAACGGGCATATAGACCTCGGCGACCTGGAAAAACTGCTGGCAGATAGTGAAGAAAAGACACTCGTAACACTGATGCATGCCAACAACGAGATAGGCAACCTGCTGGATGTAAAAGCCGTTGGCGAACTATGCGAAAAATACAACGCTCTCTTCCATTGCGACATGGTACAGACAATCGGCCACTACCCACTCAACCTGAAAGAACTAAAAGTGCACTTTGCCAGTTCAGCGGGTCATAAGTTCCATGGCCCCAAAGGTGTGGGTATATTATATATAGATGATAACATCAGGATCAACCCGATGATATACGGGGGTGCACAGGAACGCAATATGCGTGCCGGTACTGAGAACCTGTACGGCATCATAGGCTATGCCAAAGCCCTGGAAAAGGCAATGGACAACTACGAAAAATTCAGCACCCATATACAGGACGTAAAAACGTATATGGCCGATCAATTGACAGCTAACTTTCCTGCCATCCTGTTCAACGGAGATACAAACGGACGTTGCTTATATACGGTACTCAATGTCTCATTCCCGAAAACTGACAGGTCAGACATGTTGCTTTTCAACCTGGACATGGCAGGTATATGCGTAAGCGGCGGCAGCGCCTGCAGCAGCGGCGCCAGCGCTGTAAGCCATGTGATACGTGCGTTGTATAGTATAGAAAGCGACAACATGGTGCCGATAAGATTCTCCTTCTCACACCATAATACCAGGGAAGAGGTAGACATTGTCATCAGCAAACTGAAAGAAATGGTATGA
- a CDS encoding HTTM domain-containing protein yields the protein MPQTGAISKLRNYWFTQVNNSPLIVFRILFGCIMFMEFAVALNSGWVTEVFVRAPFRFTFIGFEFLQALQGPGMYIYYVVACLVSAMVILGLFYRYSSVVLALMWTVIYFSQKGHYNNHYYLMVLICWLMVIVPAGRRASLDVMFGWVKGTNQCARWCLSIFIIQIAIVYTYASIAKWYPDWLHAMPMKIWFKKRASDPRLGFLFSSESFMYFIAYSGILFDLLIVPALLWKRTRVLAVIAMLIFHQFNKIVFGIGVFPYLAMSLNVFFFPGATFDNTVGIIKNSFSYPAFSLKKQTWITWGLCLFIAWQILTPLRHHLYKGDVVFTEEGHRMSWRMMLRSKRGSAIFMVRDKHSDSSWVIQPQDVVLKYQSRNVATRPDFIWQFAQYLEKEYANRGYDVTVKAKVLCSLNGRPQRLLVDSSVDLAAEPWLPFTHHKWILTDYK from the coding sequence ATGCCACAAACAGGAGCCATATCAAAACTTCGTAACTATTGGTTTACTCAGGTAAACAATAGCCCGCTCATCGTTTTCCGTATACTCTTCGGGTGTATCATGTTCATGGAGTTTGCGGTAGCCCTGAACTCCGGTTGGGTAACAGAAGTTTTTGTCAGGGCTCCTTTCCGGTTTACCTTCATCGGTTTCGAGTTCCTGCAGGCATTACAAGGCCCGGGTATGTATATCTACTATGTAGTAGCGTGTCTGGTATCTGCCATGGTCATACTGGGACTGTTCTATCGTTATAGCTCAGTTGTTCTCGCCCTCATGTGGACCGTGATATACTTCTCCCAAAAAGGACACTACAACAACCACTATTACCTGATGGTGCTCATATGCTGGCTGATGGTGATAGTACCTGCCGGGCGCAGGGCTTCGCTGGATGTCATGTTCGGGTGGGTAAAAGGCACCAACCAATGCGCGCGCTGGTGCTTGTCAATATTCATCATACAGATAGCTATTGTATATACCTACGCGTCCATTGCCAAATGGTACCCTGACTGGCTACATGCCATGCCTATGAAAATATGGTTCAAAAAAAGAGCCTCCGATCCGAGGCTGGGCTTTCTGTTCAGTAGTGAATCGTTCATGTACTTCATTGCCTACAGCGGCATCCTGTTCGACCTGCTGATAGTGCCTGCACTACTCTGGAAACGAACACGTGTACTGGCTGTAATTGCAATGCTCATATTCCACCAGTTCAATAAGATAGTATTTGGCATAGGCGTATTCCCCTACCTGGCTATGAGCCTGAATGTGTTCTTCTTCCCAGGCGCTACATTCGACAATACAGTGGGCATAATAAAGAACTCATTCTCCTACCCTGCCTTCAGTTTAAAAAAACAAACATGGATAACATGGGGCCTCTGCCTGTTCATCGCCTGGCAGATACTCACGCCGCTCAGGCATCACCTGTATAAGGGAGATGTTGTGTTTACAGAAGAAGGGCACCGCATGTCCTGGCGCATGATGCTGCGTAGCAAACGCGGTAGCGCAATATTCATGGTCAGAGACAAACATTCGGATTCTTCCTGGGTAATACAACCACAGGATGTAGTGCTGAAATACCAGAGCCGTAATGTAGCTACTCGACCGGATTTCATATGGCAGTTCGCACAGTACCTGGAAAAAGAATATGCTAATAGAGGTTATGATGTTACAGTAAAAGCAAAAGTGCTTTGCTCATTGAACGGCCGGCCACAAAGGCTTCTTGTAGATTCATCCGTAGACCTCGCTGCAGAGCCATGGCTGCCATTTACACATCATAAATGGATATTGACTGATTATAAGTAA
- a CDS encoding archaeosortase/exosortase family protein produces the protein MGIFDKIKDAIPASVRPFLLRATIAVIIWELGYNFVLRPLGFPDHQLTVAVQYGAVKLLSLFYNDVVPYRSYIMLNGEKAVSIARQCNGLELIALYLGFIICLPTKTKRMLTFGIAGTIIIYVLNIIRAALLAVMYNQSHSMTEFAHHYVFKIAIYLVVFFGWVLYIKKPKSDGTKK, from the coding sequence ATGGGCATATTCGATAAGATAAAGGACGCAATCCCTGCCAGTGTCAGGCCATTTCTCTTAAGGGCAACAATAGCGGTCATCATCTGGGAACTTGGTTACAATTTTGTACTTAGGCCACTAGGCTTCCCCGACCACCAATTGACTGTAGCGGTGCAATATGGTGCAGTTAAATTACTGTCTCTATTCTATAACGATGTTGTGCCCTACAGAAGCTATATCATGCTGAATGGAGAAAAGGCGGTAAGCATTGCCCGCCAATGCAATGGCCTGGAGCTTATAGCACTCTATCTTGGCTTTATCATATGCCTGCCGACAAAAACGAAAAGGATGTTGACGTTTGGCATAGCAGGCACGATCATTATCTACGTACTGAATATCATACGCGCAGCGTTGTTGGCAGTAATGTACAATCAAAGCCATTCCATGACAGAGTTTGCGCACCATTATGTATTCAAGATAGCCATTTACCTGGTGGTCTTTTTCGGGTGGGTATTGTACATAAAAAAACCGAAAAGCGATGGAACAAAGAAATAA
- a CDS encoding TonB-dependent receptor — protein MRFLFVLILLFIATRGEAQMQLKGMVYDARSNQPVPYGTVMVPGANVGTGTDELGRFELNIPAGVKRIVVSYVGYKADTVLLKAGKTNYTIGLKPEGAAMDEVVITGTMKEMSRMDSPIPVEIFTPAFFKKNPTPSLFDALGIINGVQPQLNCNVCNTGDIHINGMEGPYTMILIDGMPIVSGLATVYGLSGIPNSIVDRIEVVKGPASSLYGSEAMGGVINVITRKPDKASLLSVDLMGTSWQEYNMDVSGKLSMGKLQNMTGVNYYNYNNPIDKNGDGFTDMTIQNRISVFNKMSLERMEGRVASLAARYVYEDRWGGQTNWSSDWRGSDSIYGESIYTKRWELIGMYQLPVKEKIITQYSFNNHDQNSYYGNIPYMANQQVAFVQAYWDKQIADRHNLLLGSSYRYTFYNDNTPATANIYGDDQPAITPLPGAYIQDEWTFAHKHKLLLGYRYDYDRHHGNIHSPRLAYKWSPNKNNTLRASFGTGYRVVNLFTEDHAALTGARQVVIAEQLNPERSYNSNLNYVLKVPLQTMYIGIDATAFYSYFTNKITGDFDTDPNKIIYKNLDGFAVSQGVSVNTDVAFNVPFKLSVGATYMEVYLKKDDGTGNLQRVQQLHAPKWSGNVIASYTFTKQLLTIDFTTKWTGPMRLPVLPNDYRPQYSPFFAIANIQFTKHISKQLEVYGGVKNLFNFVPKDPIMRPFDPFDKYVDDPVKNPHGYTFDPSYNYSSMQGIRAFAGVRWTLGR, from the coding sequence ATGAGGTTTTTATTTGTATTGATATTATTGTTTATAGCTACCCGGGGTGAGGCGCAAATGCAACTAAAAGGCATGGTATATGATGCCCGCAGCAACCAGCCCGTGCCTTACGGTACCGTGATGGTGCCGGGTGCCAATGTTGGCACGGGTACGGACGAACTGGGACGTTTTGAACTGAACATACCTGCGGGAGTGAAGCGCATAGTGGTAAGCTATGTAGGCTATAAAGCAGATACCGTATTGCTGAAAGCAGGGAAAACGAACTACACCATTGGGCTGAAGCCTGAGGGCGCCGCGATGGACGAAGTGGTGATCACAGGGACCATGAAAGAGATGAGCCGTATGGACAGCCCGATACCCGTGGAGATATTTACCCCTGCATTTTTTAAAAAGAACCCGACACCCAGCCTGTTTGACGCATTGGGTATCATCAACGGGGTGCAACCGCAACTGAACTGTAACGTGTGCAATACGGGGGACATACACATCAATGGTATGGAGGGCCCCTATACCATGATACTGATTGATGGTATGCCGATAGTGAGCGGCCTGGCCACCGTTTACGGGCTGAGCGGCATACCTAATAGTATTGTTGACAGGATAGAAGTAGTAAAAGGCCCTGCATCGTCGCTGTATGGCAGTGAGGCGATGGGGGGAGTGATCAATGTCATCACACGCAAACCGGATAAAGCTTCCTTGCTGAGTGTTGACCTGATGGGTACCTCGTGGCAGGAGTATAATATGGATGTGTCGGGGAAGTTGAGTATGGGCAAGCTGCAGAATATGACCGGGGTTAATTACTATAATTACAACAACCCGATAGATAAAAACGGGGATGGCTTTACTGATATGACTATCCAGAACAGGATATCCGTTTTCAACAAAATGAGCCTGGAACGGATGGAGGGCAGGGTGGCCTCACTGGCCGCCAGGTATGTGTATGAAGACCGATGGGGCGGACAGACCAACTGGAGTAGTGATTGGCGTGGCTCCGACAGTATTTACGGTGAAAGTATATATACTAAACGGTGGGAACTGATAGGTATGTATCAACTGCCGGTAAAAGAAAAGATCATCACGCAATACTCATTTAACAATCATGATCAAAATTCATATTATGGTAACATTCCTTATATGGCAAACCAGCAGGTGGCTTTTGTGCAGGCGTACTGGGACAAACAAATAGCCGACCGTCATAACCTGCTGCTGGGTTCTTCTTACCGTTATACGTTCTATAACGATAATACGCCTGCTACCGCAAACATTTATGGCGACGACCAGCCTGCCATAACACCTTTACCGGGTGCATATATTCAAGACGAATGGACCTTTGCGCATAAGCATAAATTACTTTTAGGCTACCGGTACGACTATGACAGGCACCATGGAAATATCCACTCGCCGAGGCTGGCGTATAAATGGTCGCCCAACAAGAACAATACCCTGCGTGCCAGCTTTGGTACCGGGTACAGGGTAGTGAACCTGTTTACAGAAGACCATGCCGCACTAACCGGTGCCAGGCAGGTAGTGATAGCAGAACAACTCAACCCCGAACGCTCTTACAACAGCAATCTGAACTATGTGTTGAAAGTGCCACTGCAAACTATGTATATTGGTATAGATGCAACGGCATTTTACTCCTACTTTACCAACAAGATAACCGGCGATTTCGATACAGACCCGAATAAGATCATTTACAAGAACCTGGACGGCTTTGCCGTGTCGCAGGGCGTGTCTGTCAATACAGATGTGGCTTTCAACGTGCCGTTCAAATTGAGTGTAGGCGCTACCTATATGGAAGTATATTTAAAAAAAGATGACGGTACGGGCAACCTGCAAAGGGTGCAGCAACTGCATGCGCCTAAATGGTCGGGCAATGTAATAGCCAGCTATACCTTTACCAAACAACTGCTGACGATAGATTTTACTACCAAATGGACCGGGCCAATGCGACTGCCTGTATTGCCGAATGATTATCGGCCACAATATTCGCCATTTTTTGCTATAGCCAATATACAGTTTACCAAACACATCAGTAAACAATTGGAAGTATATGGTGGAGTAAAGAACTTGTTCAATTTTGTACCCAAAGACCCTATTATGCGTCCTTTTGATCCTTTTGACAAGTATGTGGACGACCCGGTAAAAAACCCGCATGGTTATACTTTTGACCCTAGCTATAATTATTCATCTATGCAGGGCATCAGGGCATTTGCAGGGGTGCGGTGGACTTTGGGCAGATAA